From Streptomyces yatensis, one genomic window encodes:
- the eccB gene encoding type VII secretion protein EccB has protein sequence MASRRDELNAYIYAKKRTVAAFLQPTPSGTEEGAPRPLRAVLPGVVVGALILAGFGAWGMFKPVAPKGWDTPESHVIVGSDSTTRYVILKTDGKPQLHPVLNLASAKLLLDPDKSSIIKVKESELDDGHIPRGPTIGIPYAPDRIPSADEAKKRMTWAVCEQPGGNGKTTQKAVFLFSERDPKLKKMRGSQALHGGQALYVQGQDGARYLVDPRGVKYLIGGPDWKSKSAEDSNLLLRSIFHDGARPQHVTRDWLATFRDGAPIDFPQVPGRIGDDAGVSSLGEANRVGMVLEAPTGAGTQKYVVLQGKVQRVSEFVAKLLLRSKTSINEASSAKRVAAPSFTPDTETEFYGKYHWPSEIPNQANSVDPALGSGARDTSCSVMDGVTAKRGAEVTTWAGKDFPATIPDGATSAYVTPGSGVLYRQVSGRQIKNGPVFLVTDTGLRYSVQSNNDSGAGASKIGDDGSGKDKAAETQQDVNKAQRSLGYQDVNPTPVPADWSEFLPTGPRLDANSAKQPQGS, from the coding sequence ATGGCATCACGGCGGGATGAACTCAACGCCTATATCTATGCGAAGAAGCGGACAGTCGCCGCGTTCTTGCAGCCCACGCCGAGTGGCACCGAGGAGGGCGCGCCGCGTCCGCTGCGCGCGGTCCTTCCCGGAGTCGTCGTCGGAGCCCTGATTCTCGCCGGCTTCGGCGCCTGGGGCATGTTCAAGCCCGTCGCCCCCAAGGGGTGGGATACGCCGGAATCGCATGTGATCGTCGGCAGTGACTCCACCACTCGGTACGTCATCCTGAAGACCGACGGCAAGCCGCAACTCCACCCCGTGCTGAACCTCGCCTCCGCCAAGCTCCTCCTCGACCCCGATAAGTCCAGCATCATCAAGGTGAAGGAGTCGGAGCTCGACGACGGCCACATCCCGCGTGGCCCCACGATCGGTATTCCGTACGCGCCGGACCGCATCCCCAGTGCGGACGAGGCCAAGAAGCGCATGACGTGGGCGGTCTGCGAACAGCCGGGCGGCAATGGGAAGACCACCCAGAAGGCCGTCTTCCTCTTTTCCGAACGGGACCCGAAGCTGAAGAAGATGCGGGGATCCCAGGCGCTCCACGGTGGCCAGGCCCTCTATGTGCAGGGCCAGGACGGTGCCCGCTATCTCGTCGACCCGCGGGGCGTCAAGTATTTGATCGGCGGCCCGGACTGGAAGTCGAAGTCCGCCGAGGACAGCAATCTCCTGCTGCGTTCGATCTTTCACGACGGGGCCCGGCCGCAGCACGTCACCAGGGACTGGCTGGCCACCTTCAGGGACGGGGCACCGATCGACTTTCCGCAGGTTCCCGGCCGGATCGGCGATGACGCCGGGGTGTCGAGCCTCGGTGAGGCGAACCGGGTCGGCATGGTGCTCGAAGCGCCCACCGGAGCCGGCACCCAGAAGTACGTGGTGCTGCAGGGCAAGGTCCAACGCGTCTCGGAGTTCGTCGCCAAGCTCCTGCTCAGAAGCAAGACCTCGATCAACGAGGCGAGCTCGGCCAAGCGAGTGGCGGCCCCGTCATTCACCCCGGACACGGAGACGGAGTTCTACGGCAAGTACCACTGGCCCAGTGAAATCCCGAACCAGGCCAACTCCGTCGATCCCGCACTGGGCAGCGGAGCCCGGGACACCAGCTGCAGCGTCATGGACGGAGTGACCGCCAAGCGCGGCGCGGAGGTGACGACCTGGGCCGGCAAGGATTTCCCGGCCACCATCCCGGACGGTGCCACCAGCGCCTATGTGACTCCGGGCTCGGGAGTGCTCTACCGCCAGGTGAGCGGTCGCCAGATCAAGAACGGACCCGTCTTCCTGGTGACCGACACCGGCCTTCGCTACTCGGTCCAGTCCAACAACGACAGCGGTGCCGGCGCATCGAAAATCGGCGACGACGGCTCCGGCAAGGACAAGGCCGCTGAGACCCAGCAGGACGTCAACAAGGCCCAGCGCAGCCTCGGATACCAGGACGTCAACCCGACTCCCGTGCCCGCGGACTGGTCCGAATTCCTGCCCACCGGTCCGCGTCTGGACGCCAACAGTGCCAAGCAGCCCCAGGGTTCATAG
- the eccE gene encoding type VII secretion protein EccE, with product MAAATRARTARSASGRRAPSGPRPPAPADAPPAAAPVASATPRTTSRPGSIGPLRLQQFVLVEVAAAIVLAAGVVNKLLLVPAGVVGVVLVLLAVVTRHQQPIPEWLGTALALRRRQRQAAKPIDAGADPVFAPALECEPALRTYTFTDRERRMVGLVGDGTFLTAILQVDATDSPLRPHRMQRPLPLSLLRDAMDVDGIVLESVQVVQHALSAPAPHLSGQTVPVRNYGPLQEQTGAPAVRLTWVALKFNPELCPEAVAARGGGIEGAQRCVLRAADQLASRLQGAGFGVTLLTEEGVTAAIATAASVNPRATAQARQTNTLSRRTVESTRAWRCDDRWHTTYWVSRWPQLGPGATPLPQLAALLTSLPALATTFSLTLRRGGTQGGRPAPTVSGYVRITGHSADDLVGMRRELQRTARGVRVGLARLDREQVPGVLATLPLGGTR from the coding sequence ATGGCTGCCGCAACGCGCGCACGTACCGCGAGGAGCGCGTCCGGCCGAAGAGCACCGAGCGGACCCCGGCCGCCCGCGCCCGCTGACGCTCCCCCGGCAGCGGCCCCCGTCGCTTCCGCCACCCCACGCACGACGTCCCGGCCCGGCAGCATCGGCCCCCTGCGGCTGCAGCAATTCGTGCTGGTCGAGGTGGCCGCGGCGATCGTGCTGGCCGCAGGGGTCGTCAACAAGCTCTTGCTGGTGCCCGCCGGAGTCGTGGGCGTCGTCCTGGTTCTGCTGGCCGTGGTCACGCGTCATCAGCAGCCGATTCCGGAATGGCTGGGCACCGCGCTCGCGCTGCGCAGGCGCCAGCGGCAGGCGGCGAAGCCGATCGACGCGGGCGCCGACCCGGTGTTCGCGCCCGCCCTGGAGTGCGAACCGGCCCTGCGCACCTATACGTTCACCGATCGTGAGCGACGCATGGTCGGCCTGGTGGGCGACGGCACCTTCCTGACCGCCATCCTGCAGGTGGACGCGACGGACTCGCCGCTGCGCCCTCACCGTATGCAGCGTCCGCTTCCGCTTTCGCTGCTGCGTGACGCCATGGACGTCGACGGAATCGTCCTGGAGTCCGTGCAGGTGGTGCAGCATGCGCTGTCGGCGCCCGCACCCCATCTGTCGGGGCAGACGGTGCCCGTGCGCAACTACGGGCCGCTTCAGGAGCAGACGGGCGCGCCCGCGGTCCGTCTGACGTGGGTGGCGTTGAAGTTCAACCCTGAGCTCTGTCCGGAGGCCGTCGCGGCCAGGGGCGGAGGCATCGAGGGTGCGCAGCGTTGTGTGCTGCGGGCCGCGGATCAGCTGGCGAGCAGGCTGCAGGGGGCCGGTTTCGGCGTGACGCTCCTGACGGAGGAAGGCGTGACAGCGGCGATCGCCACCGCCGCGAGCGTCAACCCGCGAGCGACGGCGCAGGCCCGGCAGACCAACACGCTCAGCCGGCGCACGGTGGAGAGCACACGAGCCTGGCGCTGCGACGACCGGTGGCACACCACCTACTGGGTGAGCCGGTGGCCGCAGTTGGGGCCGGGCGCCACGCCCCTTCCCCAACTGGCCGCGCTGCTGACCTCGCTGCCCGCGCTCGCGACCACGTTCAGCCTCACCTTGCGGCGGGGCGGGACGCAGGGCGGTCGGCCCGCCCCCACGGTGAGCGGGTATGTGCGGATCACGGGTCATAGCGCGGACGACCTGGTCGGGATGCGGCGGGAGCTCCAGCGCACCGCCCGTGGAGTCCGGGTGGGGCTCGCACGGCTGGACCGCGAGCAGGTACCCGGCGTACTCGCCACTCTGCCCCTGGGAGGGACCCGCTGA
- a CDS encoding DUF397 domain-containing protein, which translates to MADAKEKEELYALDISDVEWLSAPGSTSEDRVEIAYLPNGAVAMRNSTDPETVLRYTEAEWRAFVLGARDGEFDLT; encoded by the coding sequence ATGGCCGACGCCAAAGAGAAGGAAGAGCTGTACGCCCTCGACATCTCCGATGTCGAGTGGCTGAGCGCACCTGGCAGCACCTCCGAGGACCGGGTGGAGATCGCCTACCTGCCGAATGGGGCGGTGGCCATGCGGAATTCCACCGACCCCGAGACCGTGCTGCGCTACACGGAGGCCGAATGGCGTGCCTTCGTCCTGGGCGCGCGGGACGGCGAATTCGATCTGACCTGA
- a CDS encoding PQQ-binding-like beta-propeller repeat protein, whose translation MPGPPGPDPANPYAQSPYASQPGYGGPHSPPPGRPYGVHPPSGGGPGRRRKALVVGAAVAVLLAAGGGVYAAVGGDDDGKKPTAGPTTTTPDRPRTQDPTPGRTDDGDDTGGRGSGESDPNDQRRAGEAKVLYQTPAPELSKKNLEVPGFWAMKGYVVKAVENKIVAYKDEGGSKWTLSLPKAVCAAPHSTTEGKVVVAYEGHGKDSCSQLALIDLNKGVKLWDHHAPEAGSLGSGYTSVGMAQSGDLVGMAWFGGSAVIKVSDGKEVSSEKPSAGCSIDGYAGGKVLLRAYSCTNGTAKLQQLTPRGSIKWTYSVRKGYKVNNIFSSSPAVVALTDQNRQSGGILAISDNGKERSTLALGNHSYQPECGTDIFGTNMGNCEGVAVSADTFYLPTEMTQDQGTGSTSEIHAFDLDTGKRKWAVKVAERLLLPLNMDGKALIAYEKPSYSEPGQIVRIAPDGGKPKTLLRLPQATQSTERDFYSATHTYRNGNFYIATNRVIGNDTTPEKLLLAFGP comes from the coding sequence GTGCCCGGTCCCCCCGGCCCGGACCCCGCGAACCCGTATGCCCAGAGCCCGTACGCGAGTCAGCCGGGGTACGGCGGCCCGCACTCCCCACCGCCCGGCCGGCCGTACGGCGTGCATCCGCCCAGCGGCGGCGGCCCGGGCCGTAGGCGCAAAGCCCTCGTCGTCGGCGCGGCGGTGGCAGTACTGCTCGCGGCGGGTGGCGGGGTGTACGCCGCGGTGGGCGGCGATGACGACGGTAAGAAGCCCACCGCCGGCCCCACGACCACCACCCCGGACCGGCCGCGGACACAGGACCCGACGCCCGGGCGGACCGACGACGGCGACGACACCGGCGGCCGCGGCAGCGGCGAAAGCGATCCCAACGACCAGCGCCGGGCGGGCGAGGCGAAGGTCCTCTACCAGACGCCCGCGCCAGAGCTCAGCAAGAAGAACCTGGAAGTGCCCGGCTTCTGGGCGATGAAGGGCTATGTGGTCAAGGCGGTCGAGAACAAGATCGTCGCGTACAAGGACGAGGGAGGCAGCAAGTGGACCCTCTCGCTCCCCAAGGCGGTCTGCGCCGCTCCCCACTCCACGACCGAGGGCAAGGTCGTGGTCGCCTATGAGGGCCATGGAAAGGACTCGTGCAGCCAACTCGCCCTGATCGACCTGAACAAGGGCGTCAAGCTCTGGGACCACCACGCCCCCGAGGCCGGCTCCCTGGGCAGCGGCTACACCAGCGTGGGCATGGCACAGAGCGGCGACCTGGTCGGCATGGCCTGGTTCGGCGGCTCCGCGGTCATCAAGGTCAGCGACGGCAAGGAAGTCTCGTCCGAAAAGCCGAGTGCGGGCTGCTCCATTGACGGTTACGCGGGCGGCAAGGTCCTGCTGCGCGCCTACTCGTGCACCAATGGCACCGCGAAGCTCCAACAACTCACTCCCCGCGGCTCGATCAAGTGGACCTACAGCGTCCGTAAGGGCTACAAGGTCAACAACATCTTCTCCAGCAGCCCGGCCGTGGTGGCCCTCACCGACCAGAACCGACAGTCCGGCGGCATCCTGGCCATCTCGGACAACGGCAAGGAACGCTCGACCCTCGCGCTGGGCAACCACTCCTACCAGCCGGAGTGCGGCACGGACATCTTCGGCACGAACATGGGCAACTGCGAGGGCGTCGCCGTCTCCGCCGACACCTTCTACCTGCCGACCGAGATGACCCAGGACCAGGGCACCGGCTCGACGAGCGAGATCCACGCCTTCGACCTCGACACCGGCAAGCGCAAATGGGCCGTCAAGGTGGCCGAACGACTCCTGCTCCCGCTGAACATGGACGGCAAGGCCCTCATCGCCTACGAAAAGCCCTCGTACAGCGAGCCCGGCCAGATCGTCCGCATAGCCCCCGACGGCGGCAAGCCGAAAACCCTGCTCCGCCTGCCCCAGGCCACCCAAAGCACCGAGCGCGACTTCTACTCCGCCACCCACACCTACCGCAACGGCAACTTCTACATCGCCACCAACCGCGTCATCGGCAACGACACCACCCCCGAAAAACTCCTCCTGGCCTTCGGGCCCTGA
- a CDS encoding SCO5717 family growth-regulating ATPase, whose protein sequence is MSSDRDEIRTGGNTPGDDRSDAETEHTGEFTIDYTPPAWYTQNASSSSSPASTAPASTGGSGGIGTGTGAGAPSPPPPPPTGHPVSVPGAPEPSGFPGAWPPPPAPPSADVAPDASGEEVPARREDAARSEAEAEGADAGSRMPPLPDSAPDWGSAPAADAVTGGAASDNPESEPEHRASSAETSEVEAESSAATSAPASFAASARIDDDFNLAPAAAPRDDVPESEPAPESGSSEPAAGSDESDSGDVVSHSTVRFSTAALRREVAERRSEDSENIEDAEAGAGSASGAGSSSGSGAGSGFASGSGSGSGDDSGFADADDRTDDNVRSEGTLRFSTAELRREMEELRQATAEPQDAIPEDAVPPSAPSSEQPAAGWAPPPVPQSGLPPLPPDFQPAAPEDAVPAPGPAPVPEQRTDGPAAPGPGVPLPPQDTSWAPPPPPAQGQPGQPGPAAPGPGPQQGGYGYPRPGEGAPGAVPGQPGPAPLPDQGQGAQPPAANVPGPQGGYQQPGPAVPGPGPQGPPAPQGPHYGYPQAGAQPAPGPGGQVQGQGQGPMPVPGGYGFPQPPAPDQQGPYHQQPHHQPYPTPQPGQAEHPGQKMYPGQPAPYAPADPAQGQQFPGQQGPGVPGAQGGYGFPRPGDGVPGPGPQQGQPHDGYGYPRPDAHAAPAPPAAPADPRTGGWPTVTPDQRRQAGGAGAPLGYTAAVELSSDRLIKGKQKPKKNTPGPSRFKLGGKKEEAERQRKLELIRTPVLSCYRIAVISLKGGVGKTTTTTALGSTLAIERQDKVIAIDANPDAGTLGRRVRRETGATIRDLVTAIPYLNSYMDIRRFTSQAPSGLEILANDVDPAVSTTFNDDDYRSVIDVLGKQYPIILTDSGTGLLYSAMRGVLDLADQLIIISTPSVDGASSASTTLDWLSAHGYADLVSRSITVISGVRETGKMIKVEDIVSHFETRCRGVIVVPFDEHLSAGAEVDLDMMRPKTREAYFNLSAMVAEDFTRAQQEQGLWTGDGAAQPPQVAPPMPGQAQQPYPGQQPYPGAYAPQQGQQPQYPGYPQQGGQQGGQQGWQQSYGQGQQPQPGQPWQQIQPGQPGQPEQPWQQQPPGPQQ, encoded by the coding sequence GTGAGCAGCGATCGGGACGAGATCCGCACGGGCGGAAACACACCCGGCGATGATCGGTCCGACGCGGAGACCGAGCACACGGGCGAGTTCACCATCGACTACACCCCGCCCGCCTGGTACACGCAGAACGCTTCGTCGTCGTCCTCGCCGGCCTCCACGGCCCCCGCGTCGACCGGCGGTTCCGGGGGAATCGGGACGGGCACCGGTGCGGGAGCGCCGAGCCCGCCGCCTCCGCCGCCCACGGGTCATCCTGTGTCCGTGCCGGGAGCTCCGGAGCCGAGTGGCTTTCCGGGTGCTTGGCCGCCGCCGCCCGCGCCGCCCTCCGCCGATGTCGCACCGGACGCCTCCGGCGAGGAGGTCCCCGCGCGGCGGGAGGACGCGGCCCGGTCCGAAGCGGAGGCGGAAGGGGCGGACGCGGGCAGCCGCATGCCGCCTTTGCCCGACTCCGCGCCGGATTGGGGCAGTGCGCCCGCGGCTGACGCCGTGACGGGTGGTGCCGCGTCGGACAACCCCGAGTCCGAACCCGAGCACCGAGCATCTTCCGCCGAGACTTCCGAGGTCGAGGCGGAGTCCTCTGCGGCGACTTCCGCTCCGGCTTCCTTCGCCGCTTCCGCTCGCATCGACGACGACTTCAACCTGGCGCCCGCCGCGGCCCCTCGGGACGACGTCCCCGAGTCCGAGCCCGCGCCCGAGTCCGGCTCCTCCGAGCCCGCGGCCGGCTCCGATGAGAGCGACAGCGGCGATGTGGTCAGCCACTCCACCGTGCGGTTCTCCACCGCCGCGCTGCGGCGCGAGGTGGCCGAGAGGCGGAGTGAGGACTCCGAGAACATCGAGGACGCCGAGGCTGGTGCCGGTTCCGCTTCCGGTGCTGGTTCTTCCTCCGGTTCTGGGGCTGGTTCTGGTTTCGCGTCCGGTTCCGGTTCCGGGTCCGGTGACGATTCCGGCTTCGCGGACGCGGACGACCGTACCGACGACAATGTGCGCAGCGAGGGCACGCTGCGCTTCTCCACGGCCGAGTTGCGGCGGGAGATGGAGGAGCTGAGGCAGGCGACCGCCGAGCCTCAGGACGCGATCCCCGAGGACGCCGTGCCGCCGAGCGCGCCCTCCTCCGAGCAGCCCGCAGCCGGCTGGGCTCCGCCGCCCGTTCCGCAGTCGGGGCTGCCGCCCCTGCCACCGGACTTCCAGCCCGCCGCACCCGAGGACGCCGTACCGGCTCCGGGTCCCGCTCCGGTTCCGGAGCAGCGGACGGATGGGCCGGCCGCCCCGGGCCCCGGCGTGCCGCTCCCGCCCCAGGACACCTCCTGGGCGCCTCCTCCGCCCCCGGCGCAGGGTCAGCCCGGTCAGCCCGGTCCCGCGGCGCCCGGGCCCGGGCCGCAGCAGGGTGGATACGGCTATCCGCGTCCCGGCGAGGGCGCTCCCGGTGCGGTGCCCGGCCAGCCCGGTCCGGCCCCGCTGCCGGATCAGGGCCAGGGGGCACAGCCCCCGGCGGCCAACGTGCCCGGCCCGCAGGGCGGTTATCAGCAGCCCGGCCCGGCCGTGCCGGGTCCCGGTCCGCAGGGCCCCCCGGCTCCGCAGGGGCCCCACTACGGCTATCCGCAGGCCGGCGCCCAGCCCGCGCCCGGCCCGGGCGGTCAGGTACAGGGACAGGGCCAGGGGCCGATGCCCGTCCCGGGCGGGTACGGCTTCCCGCAGCCGCCCGCCCCGGACCAGCAGGGCCCGTACCACCAGCAGCCCCACCATCAGCCCTACCCCACGCCCCAGCCGGGACAGGCCGAGCACCCCGGGCAGAAGATGTACCCGGGCCAGCCCGCACCGTACGCGCCGGCCGATCCCGCCCAGGGCCAGCAATTCCCGGGGCAGCAGGGTCCGGGCGTACCGGGGGCGCAGGGCGGCTACGGCTTCCCGCGGCCCGGTGACGGCGTTCCCGGGCCCGGGCCGCAGCAGGGGCAGCCGCACGACGGCTACGGCTATCCGCGCCCCGACGCGCACGCCGCCCCCGCGCCCCCGGCCGCCCCGGCCGATCCCCGTACCGGCGGCTGGCCGACCGTGACGCCCGACCAGCGGCGCCAGGCCGGAGGCGCGGGGGCGCCGCTCGGGTACACCGCCGCGGTCGAGCTCTCCTCGGACCGGCTGATCAAGGGCAAGCAGAAGCCGAAGAAGAACACCCCCGGCCCCTCCCGCTTCAAGCTCGGCGGGAAGAAGGAGGAGGCGGAGCGGCAGCGCAAGCTGGAGCTGATCCGCACGCCGGTGCTCTCCTGCTACCGCATCGCGGTGATCAGCCTCAAGGGCGGTGTCGGCAAGACCACGACGACCACCGCGCTCGGCTCGACCCTGGCCATCGAGCGCCAGGACAAGGTCATCGCCATCGACGCCAACCCGGACGCGGGCACCCTCGGCCGACGGGTGCGGCGCGAGACCGGTGCGACCATTCGCGACCTGGTCACCGCGATCCCGTATCTCAACAGCTACATGGACATCCGGCGGTTCACCTCACAGGCGCCGTCGGGGCTGGAGATCCTCGCCAACGACGTGGACCCGGCGGTCTCGACGACGTTCAACGACGACGACTACCGCAGCGTCATCGACGTCCTGGGCAAGCAGTACCCGATCATCCTCACCGACTCGGGCACGGGTCTGCTCTACAGCGCCATGCGCGGCGTCCTCGACCTCGCCGACCAGCTCATCATCATCTCCACGCCCTCCGTGGACGGTGCGAGCAGCGCCAGCACCACCCTCGACTGGCTGTCCGCGCACGGCTACGCGGATCTGGTCTCGCGGAGCATCACCGTGATCTCCGGAGTCCGGGAGACCGGAAAGATGATCAAGGTCGAGGACATCGTGTCCCACTTCGAGACCCGCTGCCGCGGGGTGATCGTCGTGCCGTTCGACGAGCATCTGTCGGCGGGCGCCGAGGTGGACCTGGACATGATGCGGCCCAAGACCCGTGAGGCGTACTTCAACCTCTCGGCCATGGTCGCGGAGGACTTCACCCGCGCCCAGCAGGAGCAGGGGCTGTGGACGGGTGACGGCGCGGCCCAGCCGCCGCAGGTGGCCCCGCCGATGCCCGGCCAGGCCCAGCAGCCCTACCCCGGCCAGCAGCCCTATCCGGGCGCCTACGCGCCTCAGCAGGGCCAGCAGCCGCAGTACCCCGGATACCCGCAGCAAGGCGGCCAGCAAGGCGGTCAGCAGGGCTGGCAGCAGTCCTACGGGCAGGGGCAGCAGCCGCAGCCCGGCCAGCCGTGGCAGCAGATCCAGCCGGGGCAGCCCGGGCAGCCGGAGCAGCCCTGGCAGCAGCAGCCCCCCGGGCCGCAGCAGTAG
- a CDS encoding bifunctional riboflavin kinase/FAD synthetase, whose amino-acid sequence MQRWRGLEDIPEDWGRSVVTIGSYDGVHRGHQLIIGRAVARARELGVPAVVVTFDPHPSEVVRPGSHPPLLATHQRRAELMAGLGVDAVLVLPFTTEFSRLTPADFVAKVLVDKLHARVVVEGPNFRFGHKAAGNVAFLRELGTTYDYEVEVIELYEHGAAGGGEPFSSTLVRRLVAEGDVAGAMEVLGRPHRVEGVVVRGAQRGRELGFPTANLETPPHTAIPADGVYAGWLTAQGEAMPAAISVGTNPQFDGTERTVEAYAIDRVGLDLYGLHVEVDFLAYLRGQEKFDSIEALLERMAVDVKRARELVEEHGGSR is encoded by the coding sequence GTGCAGCGCTGGCGTGGCTTGGAGGACATCCCTGAGGACTGGGGGCGCAGCGTCGTCACCATCGGTTCCTACGACGGGGTGCACCGAGGGCACCAGCTGATCATCGGCCGTGCCGTGGCACGGGCGCGTGAGCTGGGCGTACCGGCCGTCGTGGTCACCTTCGACCCCCATCCGAGCGAGGTCGTGCGGCCCGGCAGCCATCCGCCGCTGCTGGCCACGCATCAGCGGCGCGCGGAGCTGATGGCCGGGCTGGGCGTGGACGCGGTCCTGGTCCTGCCGTTCACCACGGAGTTCTCCCGGCTCACCCCGGCCGACTTCGTCGCGAAGGTGCTGGTCGACAAGTTGCACGCACGGGTCGTGGTGGAGGGCCCCAACTTCCGCTTCGGCCACAAGGCCGCCGGGAACGTCGCCTTCCTGCGCGAGCTCGGCACCACCTACGACTACGAGGTCGAGGTCATCGAGCTGTACGAGCACGGTGCGGCGGGCGGCGGCGAGCCGTTCTCCTCCACCCTGGTGCGCCGACTGGTCGCCGAGGGCGATGTCGCGGGCGCGATGGAGGTCCTCGGCCGACCGCACCGGGTCGAGGGCGTGGTGGTGCGCGGTGCGCAGCGCGGCCGTGAGCTGGGCTTCCCGACCGCCAACCTGGAGACCCCGCCGCACACCGCGATCCCGGCCGACGGCGTCTACGCAGGCTGGCTGACGGCGCAGGGCGAGGCGATGCCCGCGGCGATCTCGGTCGGCACCAATCCGCAGTTCGACGGGACCGAGCGGACCGTCGAGGCGTATGCGATCGACCGGGTCGGACTGGATCTGTACGGACTCCATGTCGAGGTCGACTTCCTGGCCTATCTGCGGGGCCAGGAGAAGTTCGACTCGATCGAGGCGCTGCTGGAGCGCATGGCGGTCGATGTGAAGCGGGCCCGTGAACTCGTCGAGGAGCACGGCGGCAGCCGCTGA
- the truB gene encoding tRNA pseudouridine(55) synthase TruB — protein sequence MTRKGRAGSGAPDGLVIVDKPAGFTSHDVVAKMRRFAGTRRVGHAGTLDPMATGVLVIGVEKATRLLGHLALTEKEYRATIRLGQATVTDDAEGEITASDGAPGVDPAAVEAGIEELTGDIQQVPSKVSAIKIDGKRSYARAREGEEFAIPARPVTVSSFVLHDRREAKAEDGTTVLDLDVTVVCSSGTYIRALARDLGAGLGVGGHLTALRRTRVGLYGLEAARTLESLEESLEIMPIAEAAAAAFPRWDVDDHQARLLGNGVRIDMPSGEGALGPGTGSGSGSGRGPGPVAVFGPEGRFLALVEESKGKAKSLAVFV from the coding sequence ATGACGCGCAAGGGCAGGGCCGGTTCCGGGGCACCGGACGGCCTGGTGATCGTCGACAAGCCGGCCGGTTTCACCTCGCACGACGTCGTCGCCAAGATGCGCCGCTTCGCCGGCACCCGGCGGGTCGGCCACGCCGGAACGCTGGACCCGATGGCCACGGGCGTGCTCGTGATCGGCGTGGAGAAGGCGACCCGGCTGCTGGGCCATCTGGCGCTGACCGAGAAGGAGTACCGGGCCACCATCCGGCTCGGCCAGGCCACGGTCACCGATGACGCGGAGGGCGAGATCACCGCATCGGACGGCGCCCCCGGGGTCGACCCGGCCGCCGTCGAGGCCGGAATCGAGGAGCTGACCGGGGACATCCAGCAGGTCCCCTCGAAGGTCAGCGCCATCAAGATCGACGGCAAGCGCTCCTACGCACGGGCGCGGGAGGGCGAGGAGTTCGCGATCCCGGCGCGGCCGGTGACCGTCTCCTCGTTCGTCCTCCACGACCGCCGCGAGGCCAAGGCGGAGGACGGCACCACCGTCCTCGACCTGGACGTCACGGTGGTGTGCTCCTCCGGCACCTACATCCGGGCGCTGGCGCGCGACCTGGGCGCCGGACTCGGCGTCGGCGGCCATCTGACGGCCCTGCGGCGGACCCGGGTCGGTCTGTACGGGCTGGAGGCGGCCAGGACGCTGGAGAGCCTGGAGGAGTCGCTGGAGATCATGCCCATCGCCGAGGCGGCGGCCGCCGCCTTCCCGCGCTGGGACGTGGACGACCACCAGGCCCGGCTGCTGGGCAACGGCGTACGGATCGACATGCCCTCGGGGGAGGGGGCGCTGGGGCCGGGGACGGGGTCGGGGTCGGGTTCAGGGAGGGGTCCTGGACCGGTCGCGGTCTTCGGGCCGGAGGGGCGCTTTCTGGCCCTCGTGGAGGAGTCGAAGGGCAAGGCGAAGAGCCTGGCCGTCTTCGTATGA
- the rbfA gene encoding 30S ribosome-binding factor RbfA, translating to MSDTARARKLADRIRVVVAETLQRRIKDPRLGYVTITDTRITGDLREATVFYTVFGDDEERAASAAALESAKGVLRSEVGRQTGVRFTPTLTFVPDALPENARTIDDLLAKAREADAQVREASSGASYAGDADPYRKPGEDEDDEEPGTDGQEPGTDGKDSPDA from the coding sequence ATGAGCGACACCGCGCGGGCACGCAAGCTGGCGGACCGCATCCGGGTCGTGGTCGCGGAGACTCTGCAGCGGCGGATCAAGGACCCGCGGCTGGGCTATGTGACCATCACCGACACCCGGATCACCGGTGATCTGCGGGAGGCGACCGTCTTCTACACGGTCTTCGGCGACGACGAGGAGCGGGCGGCCTCCGCCGCGGCCCTGGAGAGCGCCAAGGGTGTGCTGCGGTCGGAGGTCGGACGCCAGACGGGGGTGCGCTTCACCCCGACCCTGACGTTCGTCCCGGACGCCCTGCCGGAGAACGCCCGCACCATCGACGACCTCCTCGCCAAGGCCAGGGAGGCGGACGCCCAGGTGCGCGAGGCGTCCTCGGGCGCCAGCTACGCCGGCGACGCCGATCCGTACCGCAAGCCGGGCGAGGACGAGGACGACGAGGAGCCCGGCACGGACGGCCAGGAGCCCGGTACCGACGGCAAGGATTCACCGGACGCATGA
- a CDS encoding DUF503 domain-containing protein — protein sequence MYVGTLSFDLLLGDVRSLKEKRSVVRPIVAELHRKFAVSVAEVGDQDLYRRAQIALAMVSGDAGHLTDVLDRCERLVAARPEVELLSVRRRFHGGDDE from the coding sequence ATGTATGTAGGGACGTTGTCCTTTGACCTGCTTCTCGGCGACGTACGGTCGTTGAAGGAGAAGCGCTCCGTCGTCCGCCCGATCGTCGCCGAGCTGCACCGCAAATTCGCGGTGAGCGTGGCGGAGGTCGGGGACCAGGACCTCTACCGCAGGGCCCAGATCGCCCTGGCGATGGTCTCCGGGGACGCGGGCCATCTCACGGACGTGCTCGACCGCTGCGAGCGGCTGGTGGCGGCGCGGCCGGAGGTGGAGCTGTTGTCGGTGCGACGGCGGTTCCACGGTGGCGATGATGAATGA